In Macrobrachium nipponense isolate FS-2020 chromosome 36, ASM1510439v2, whole genome shotgun sequence, a genomic segment contains:
- the LOC135203338 gene encoding cuticle protein AMP4-like, whose amino-acid sequence MKMIIVAMLVAVALADKPLEDAPVPVPVAILRSAQVNPDENGAHSSDFESENGIKFEFSGSEGAEGGANMIGSWSYPLEDGSVASVSFVANENGFQPQSSLLPVAPEFPHPIPQFVLDQIEFARLEDERRAQEETEE is encoded by the exons ATGAAGATG ATCATCGTCGCAATGTTGGTGGCCGTCGCCTTGGCCGACAAACCTCTGGAAGACGCCCCAGTGCCAGTGCCCGTGGCTATTCTGAGAAGTGCCCAGGTCAACCCCGACGAGAACGGCGCCCACAGCTCCGACTTCGAGTCCGAGAACGGCATCAAGTTCGAGTTCTCCGGATCTGAAGGCGCAGAAGGAGGTGCCAACATGATCGGCTCTTGGAG CTACCCCCTGGAAGACGGCTCCGTGGCTTCAGTCTCCTTCGTCGCCAACGAAAACGGATTCCAGCCCCAGTCCTCGTTGTTGCCAGTGGCTCCTGAattcccccaccccatcccccagtTCGTCCTCGACCAGATCGAGTTCGCCAGACTCGAGGACGAGCGCAGGGCTCAAGAGGAGACCGAAGAGTGA
- the LOC135203702 gene encoding cuticle protein AMP4-like: protein MKAIALALLVAVATAAKLPQEAAPVEEAPVEEDPVEAAPVAALTPALLPVAILRSNQVNPDEFGAHSSDFEAENGIVFQFSGSEGALGGANMIGSWSYPLEDGSIASVSFVADENGFQPQSSLLPVAPAFPHPIPQFVLDQIEFARLEDERRAQEEAAAGSANEE from the exons ATGAAGGCG ATCGCCCTCGCATTGCTGGTAGCTGTGGCCACAGCAGCAAAACTCCCACAGGAGGCAGCGCCTGTGGAAGAGGCCCCCGTAGAAGAGGACCCCGTGGAAGCAGCGCCTGTTGCTGCCCTGACCCCAGCACTCTTGCCCGTGGCCATCCTCCGAAGCAACCAGGTCAACCCCGACGAGTTCGGAGCCCACAGCTCCGACTTCGAAGCCGAAAACGGCATCGTCTTCCAGTTCTCCGGGTCCGAGGGAGCCCTCGGCGGAGCCAACATGATCGGATCCTGGAG CTACCCCCTGGAAGACGGCTCCATAGCCTCAGTCTCCTTCGTGGCCGACGAGAACGGATTCCAGCCCCAGTCCTCGTTGTTGCCCGTGGCTCCCGccttcccccaccccatcccACAGTTCGTCCTCGACCAGATCGAGTTCGCCAGGCTCGAGGACGAGCGCAGGGCCCAAGAAGAGGCTGCTGCTGGCTCAGCAAACGAGGAATAA